The stretch of DNA ACGCCGGTGGACAGCTGGGAGCCGACGCCGAGCTGGTCGCCGAGGTAGACGATGAACGCGGCGACGACCACGTTGGCGAGGAACGAGACGACGAAGACCTTGTCGTTGAAAATGCCGTCGAGCACCGCCCGGACGGCGCCGAAGACGGCGTCGAGCGCCGCGATCACGGCGATGGGCAGGTACGGCTGGAGCCAGAGCGGCACCTCCGGCTGCAGGAAGATGCCGATGAGGATGCCGCCGATGAGGCCGAGGACCGGGATCACTGTGCTGGCTCCGTGGTGTTGGTCGAGGTGGTGGGCGCGGTGCTCGTGGTCGGTGTCCCCGTGGGCGGGGCGCCGGTGGTCGGCGCGCCGGTCGCCGAGGCGCTCCCCGGCACGGACGCGTAGCGCGTGGTGAGGGAGGTGGCGGCAGGCACGCTCAGGCGCTCTGACCCGGCCATCGTGACACGGACCCCGTAGTTGTCCTCGAGGGCACGCACGTAGGAGCCACCCGCTGTGTCGGCGAAGTTCACCTCGAGGTCCGGCGAGCCGAGGGCGGTGATGACGTAGGGGCGGGTGAGCGGCCGGTAGTTGACCAGGATCGCCTCCCCGGCGAAGCGGATCGCCGAGCGGGCCGTGAGACGCT from Knoellia sp. p5-6-4 encodes:
- a CDS encoding small basic family protein, whose translation is MIPVLGLIGGILIGIFLQPEVPLWLQPYLPIAVIAALDAVFGAVRAVLDGIFNDKVFVVSFLANVVVAAFIVYLGDQLGVGSQLSTGVVVVLGVRIFSNVASIRRHLFHA